A region from the Tsuneonella mangrovi genome encodes:
- the rpsD gene encoding 30S ribosomal protein S4, producing the protein MTKRTSAKHKLDRRMGENIWGRPNSPVNRRSYGPGQHGQRRKGKMSDFGLQLRAKQKLKGYYGDVTEKQFKRTYQEASRMKGDTGQNLIGLLERRLDMVVYRAKFAPTIFAARQIVSHGHIRVNGVKCNIASRRINVGDVISLGDKAKEMALIIEAQSLPERDIPDYVAPDGTDKVTYTRVPTLEEVPYPVTMEPNLVVEFYSR; encoded by the coding sequence ATGACGAAGCGCACCAGCGCCAAGCACAAACTCGACCGCCGGATGGGCGAAAACATCTGGGGTCGTCCGAATTCCCCGGTCAACCGCCGCTCCTACGGCCCCGGCCAGCACGGCCAGCGCCGCAAGGGCAAGATGAGCGACTTCGGCCTCCAGCTGCGCGCCAAGCAGAAGCTCAAGGGCTACTACGGCGACGTGACCGAGAAGCAGTTCAAGCGCACCTACCAGGAAGCGTCGCGCATGAAGGGTGACACGGGCCAGAACCTGATCGGCCTGCTCGAGCGCCGGCTGGACATGGTTGTCTACCGCGCCAAGTTCGCGCCGACGATCTTTGCTGCCCGCCAGATCGTTTCGCACGGCCACATCCGCGTGAACGGCGTGAAGTGCAACATCGCCAGCCGCCGCATTAATGTCGGCGACGTGATCTCGCTGGGCGACAAGGCCAAGGAAATGGCGCTGATCATCGAAGCGCAGAGCCTGCCCGAGCGCGACATTCCCGACTACGTTGCGCCTGACGGCACCGACAAGGTCACCTACACCCGCGTTCCGACGCTGGAAGAAGTGCCCTACCCGGTGACGATGGAGCCGAACTTGGTGGTCGAATTCTACTCGCGCTGA
- a CDS encoding chorismate mutase, with protein sequence MNKQIILPDDCRTMAEVRAGVDATDRALMDLLDRRFGYMRAAARIKQARGEVRDEVRKAEVIANVKRDAAGRGLPEDALAEIWDRLVECSIAYEFGHWDEMRA encoded by the coding sequence ATGAACAAGCAAATCATTCTGCCCGATGACTGCCGGACTATGGCCGAGGTTCGCGCGGGAGTGGACGCGACCGACCGTGCGCTGATGGACCTGCTCGACCGCCGATTCGGCTACATGCGCGCCGCCGCCCGCATCAAGCAGGCGCGCGGCGAGGTGCGCGATGAAGTGCGCAAGGCCGAAGTGATCGCCAACGTGAAGCGCGATGCCGCAGGGCGCGGCCTACCCGAAGATGCGCTGGCGGAAATCTGGGATCGGCTGGTCGAGTGCTCGATCGCCTACGAATTCGGGCATTGGGACGAGATGCGCGCCTAA